Below is a genomic region from Rhodospirillum centenum SW.
GTGGTGAAATCCATGCAGGCGGCGGCCCTCGCCGCCTACCGCGGCGGCCGGGCCTGAACGGACACCCGCATATGCTGCTCGACCTTCTCGCCGCCGCCTCCGCCGCGCTCGCCGCCGCGGGCCTGCTGCTCCTGGGGTTCCGTCTGGCGGGGCGACGGGCGCCGCGCTGGCTCGCCCCCGTGGCGGCGGCGCTGGGCGTCATCGCCGTCACCGCGGCGCTGCGCTACCAGTGGGCGCCGCGGATGGAGGGGCTGCTGCCGCCGGACATGGTGGTGCTGGACCGGGTGCAGGGGCACAGCCCGTTCGACCCGCTGTCCTATGTCTGGCCGGTGACCGACGCGCTGCTGCTGGCGGACACGGCCAGCCGGCGCCACCACCCCGGCCATCCGGGGCTGGTGCTGCTGGATCTGGTGCTGCTGCGCCGGGGGGAGGAGACGCTGCTGGCCCGGCATCTGGTGGACTGCGGCGGGACCCGCGACGCCGTGGTGCCGCCGGGCTGGGACGGCGGCGACCCCGCCGCCCTGTCCTGGGCGACGACGACGATCCCCGGGCTTCAGGCTGCCGCCTGCGTTTCCGGAGAGACGCCGGCCCGGGACGCGCCGGCCCGGGCACCGGCCGCCGCTGCATCGGGGCCGGCGCTGTAGTCGGGGGGCCGTCCGCGCCCGGCAGGAAGACCCGCCCCGGCGGTCGGGGCGGGTCGTCTGTCCGTGTGGATCAGCTCCCGGCCTGCAGGGTGCGGGCGGCGACCCAGCCGGTCTGGCCGGTGGCGGTGCGCACCCGGAACCAGCCGTTCTCGTGCTCGCCGGTGGCCTGGACCGCGGCGCCCTGGGCGATCTGGCCGATCACCTCGGCGCTGGTCCCCGGGCCGCCGCGCAGGTTCACCCCTTCGGTGGCGCGGTAGGTGGTCCCCGGCTGCGGCACCGCCGCCGGAACGCCGCCCACCGAGGACACCGCCGCCATCGGGGTGGCCTGCGGGGCCTTCAGCGCCGCCGCGACCTGCGGCATGGCGCGGAACTGCGGCACCAGCTTGTTCACGGCGTCCATGATCGCCGCGATCATGGTCTTGCCCATCTCCGTGTTCTCGTAGCCGCCGAGACCGCCCGCGATCGGCAGGGCGCCGAAGCCGCCGGCGCCGAACGCCCAGCCGATGTCCCGGGACTCGGCCGAGCCGGTGGCGACGGCCTCCTGCACGCCCGTGCGCACATCCGTGACGGTCAGCATGACGTTCGCCGTGCTCTCCTTCGTGCGCAGGCCGCCCAGCACCGCGCCGGCGATGCCCGGCACGAACGCGCCCAGCCCGGCGGCGTTCCCGCCGGAATTCTCGTTCTGCGAGAGGACGTGGACATCCACGATGAAATCGGCCGCCGCGAGCTGCCCGCCCCCGAGGTTGGACCCGGCCTGCAAGGAGCCGCCGGCCGCGAGCGCGCGTTCCTGCTGGATGCGCTCGAAGTCGTCGCCGCGGGCGACGACGCGGAAGCAGCCGGTCTGCTGCATGACCAGACGGACGGCGGGAATCGGGCTGGTGAGCCCCATCATGACCAGGATCGGGGACTTCGGCTGATTCTCCACCAGGGCGATGGTGCCCAGGGGACGGTCGCAGCGTGCGAGCTGCTCGTTGGCATTCTGCGTGCCGGCGGCCCCGGCCGACCCCGTCGCGATCGACGAGCCGCCCCCCATGGTGGTGCCGGTGGAAACGCAGGCAGAGAGCATCGAGCCGGCAAGGGCCAGCGCGACGACACTTTTCACTTTCATCATGGTCCTCGCTGTGATGGATGCTCGCCCTTTGCCGGGCGAATTAATTCTTTTCCGCACATTTTATCGAGGTATATCCGCAAAAAAGTGTCGGTCAAGGCGTGTATACAAACGTATGCGCGCCGTCGATGACTGCCGATCCTGTCGAAGCCGGTACGTTTGTCTGTGGTGAATTTCAAACTATCGGTCGAATTAATAATTTTTATCATAAAAGGAGAAGCAGAATATGAATATCAATCTGAAGGATTCGTCGGGTGGCGAGGCAGAGATGGCCGGCTGAAGATCAGGCTTCCTCCATGGGGAGCGGTGTCTGTCCCTTGCCGTTCCGGAGACGGGCGTGACCCTGCAGGGTGCTCGCCTGCCGCTCGCCTTGCGGGCGGCGGGGCGGCGGGATCAGGCCCCGATCTCGATGGTGACGGTGGTGCCCAGGCCGGGGGCGGTCTCGATGGCCAGGTTGCCGGCGTGCAGGTCCACCAGGGACTTGGCGATGGGCAGGCCCAGCCCCGTGCCCTCGACCGCCGCACGGGTCTGCGCCACCTGCCGGAACGGCTCCATGGCGGTCAGCACCTCTTCCGGCGTCATGCCGGGGCCGGTGTCGCGCACGGTGAAGACGGCCCCGCCGCCGGCCAGCGCCCGTGCCCGCACATCGACCCGGCCGCCGGGCGGGGTGAACTTCACGGCGTTGCCGATGATGTTCAGCAGGATCTGGCGCAGCCGCAGCGCGTCCGCCGTCAGCGGCAGGGGCGACTCCGCCTGCACCTCCAGCAGCACCTCGCCGCGCACCGCCCGCGGCAGCAGCATGCCGACGCATTCCGCCGCCAGGATGCCGGCGTCCAGCGACTCCGGCGACAGCTCCATCCGCCCGGCCTCGATGCGCGACAGGTCCAGCACGTCGTTGACCATGCGCAGCAGGTGCTCGCCCGAGGCGTGGATGCTCTGCACATAGTCCTGGATGCGCGGCGGCAGCGTCCCCGCCATGCCGGACATCATCAGGTCGGAGAAGCCGATGATGGCGTTCAGCGGAGTCCGCAGCTCGTGGCTCATGTTCGCCAGGAAGCGGGACTTCGCCTCGTTGCTGGCGGCGAGCTGGTCGCTCAGCTCCTTCACATGGCGCAGGTGGCGCAGCATCATGTCGCTGATGGCATGGCGCAGCGAGGTGGCGATCTCGTCCGCCCAGGTCGGCCAGGGGGCGGCATGGCCGCGCCGTTCCTCCACCCAGCGGTCGAAGGAGATGCGCGGCATCGGCCGCTGCCCGGCCGCGCCCAGCGGCTTCGCCGGGTCGCCGCCCCAGGTGATCTGCCGCGGCTCCTCCGGCCGGGTCCACATCACGAAGTCGCCGCCCGACAGGCGCAGCGCCAGCAGGCCGCTGGCCTTCTGGCGGTAGGCGGTGGCGTCGGGAAAGACCGAGGACAGGCTGCTGGTGCGGAACAGGCCGGCGCTGCCCCAGCGCGGCTCCAGCCAGGCCCGCAGTGCCGCCACCTCCGCCGGCGGCGGGCAGTCGCCCACCGTCAGCAGATGACCGTCGATGGAGAGCGCTGCCCCGGTGGCGCCGAACAGGTCGGTCAGCCGCGTCGCCTGCTGCGTCAGCGCCGGCTCCACCGCGTCGGAGGAGGCCATCTGGACCATCAGCGCCGTCAGGACGGCGTGGTCCACCTGCCGGCCGCGCATCGCCTCCGCCCGCTCCACCGCGGCGATGCTGAGCGCCACCGCCTCCACCACCGTCATGGCGGCGGAGCGGCGGGGGATGGCGACATGGTGCGGCTGCCGGTGGTGCGCCGCCACCATGCCCCAGAGCCGCCCTTCCACCAGGATGGAGAAGGACATGGACGCGGTCACGCCCATGTTGCGCAGATACTGGAGGTGGACGGGGCTCAGGCTGCGGTGGCGGGAGAAGGACAGGTCCAGCGGCTCCGTCCCCTCGATCCGGTGGACCGGCACCGGCACGTAGTCGCGGTCGGGGACATGGCGCGACAGCGACTGGCTGTACAGTTCGCGCGCCTGCCGCGGGATGTCCGAGGCGGGGAAGTGCAGTCCGGCGAAGGACTGCGGCCAGTCCTCCACCTTGTCCTCGGCGATCACCTCGCCGTGCCAGTCGGCATCGAAGCGGTAGACGATGGCGCGCTCGAACCCGGTCAGGACCCGCACCGAGCGGGCGCAGGCCTGCGCCAGCCCGGTCAGGGAGGACGCCTGCCGGATCACGGCCACGTCCGCCTCCACCGCCGCCAGCAGGGAGCACACCGGCGCCTCGCCCGGACGGGCGGTCAGGGGCTCCAGGTCCAGCACCACGCAGCCGCCGCTGCGGTGGGCGCGGATGTCGATGCGCCGCCCCCGGGCCATCTCCCCCCGCCAGGACCGGGAGGTCCGGTCCGGCAGCCAGTCCCGCAGCGCCGCCAGGGGACCGGCGTCCAGCACCTCCCCCAGCGGCCGGCCCAGCGGCGGGCGGGCGCAGTCCAGGAGTGCCTGGGCGTTGTCGCTGGCGGCGCAGACCGTCCAGTCCCGCGGATCGACGGCCAGGACCGCGCCCCAGGGCTGGATGGCGCCGACCCGGCGGATGTCCTCCTGCTCGCAGACGGAGAAGTCCACCACCTCGCCGGTGACCGACGCGGTGTGTGCGGCCGGCGCCTCGGGCGCCGGTCCCGGCGGGCGCAGGTCCTCCAGCTTGCGCACGAAGATCCAGTAGCGGTCGGGCACGCCCGCGTTCTGCATGCGGATCTGCACCCGCACCGGCGCCATCTGGAAATCGAAGACGAAGTCGAAGCGGGCATCCAGCGTGCCGGAGGTCACACCGTCCATGAAGCGGCCGCTGAAGGCCGGGATGTTCGTGCAGGGCGCCACCTCGGTGAAGAAGTTGCGCCCGATGACCCGTTCGGGGATGCGGCCGCTGAGCCGGCTTTCCGTCCTGTTGTAACGGTGGATGACCCCGCTGCCGTCCACCTGGATGGCGCCGACCGGCAAGGCATCGAACTCGGCCGTCCCCATCCCGTCGATGGTGCCGCGGATCTGCTCGGTGAAGGGGCCGAAATCGTCGGTGGTCCGGTCCGGCACGACGGGCTCGTCTCTGGGGTTTCCGCCGATAGTAGCGCCGGCACCCCCCTGACGAGAAGGAGGTAACACTCCCCGGGTATCCTTCCGGTCGCGGAAATGCCACGGCCTTCCGCCGTTCCACGGCCTTTCCGACGGTGGCCGCGCGGACCGGGCGACTATGCCGCGGGGCTCCGCCGCGTCGCGGGCGCCCGCCTCAGCCGGTGCCCGGTTCGGCCGGGCGGTCTGTGTCCTCTGCGCGTCGGCGCAGCTCCTCCGCCGTGAGACCGGCCGGGGTGGCGCCCTGCAGGGTACCGTCCCCGGGCGTCCGCTCCGGCGCCTGCGTCTCTTCGCCCGGCCCGGGCCGGCCGTCCTGGCCGACAGGCCGGGGGGCCGGGGCGCGGTCGGGTCGTCTGTCCTGGGTCATGGGGGGCTCCTGGCCGGTCGGGGAGGCGGGGATCGCCACACCCGGTCGACGCTCAACAGCCGGGAGGTCGGCCTGCTCCCGCCCCCTGGCGCTGCTGCCGGCCCGGTGGCGAGGATCGCCACGGAATGGCGGTATCCGCCACCGCTTCCGACGTCTCCGACCGCCCTCCTGGGATGCCGGCCCCGGAAATCAAGGCTGTCCGGGCGGTGCCCCGAGGCTGGCACGCATTCTGCTTAAGGCTGCCCAGGAATGGTCACAGGCTCCGGCGATCCCTCAAGGATCGGGCCGCGGGCCGGGACCGCACGACAGACTACGCGCAGCAGGAGGGGGGATGGATTCGCTCGACAGCTTTGCCCGGCGGGAGGCCTATGCCCAGGCCGCACCCGTACCGGCGGACCCGGTGGAGTTTCCGGCGCCGAAGACGCGCCCGCGCCGGGACCGTGCCGGGGCGCCCGGGCTGTTCCGGCGCTGGCGCCGCGGCCTGACCGCCGTCGGCATCCTGGCGGTCGGGGTCGCCGGCCTTGTCACCTTCATCGCCACCAAGCCCGAACCGGCGCGCGAGACGAAGCCCGAACGCGAGTGGGCGGTGGATACCGTCACCGTGGCGCGCGGCGACCACCGGCCGGAGGTGGTCGCCCTGGGCACCGTGCTGGCCGGCCGCACCTCGGAGCTGCGGCCGCTCGTCAGCGGGGCGGTGCTCTCCATCTCCCCCGCGCTGCGCGACGGCGGTGTCGTGAAGGAGGGGGAGACGCTGCTCTCGCTCGACCCGGTGGACCACGAACTGATCCTGGCCCAGCGCCGCGCCGACCTGGACGAGGCCCGCGCCCGGCTGGACGAGCTGCGCGCCAACCTCAAGGCCCAGCAGCGCGAGGCGGAACGGGCGGAGACCCTGTTCCAGCGCGGCATCGTCGCCGCCCCCCGCTATGAGGAGACACAGAACGCCTATGCCGCCGAACAGGCCCGCGTGCGGGCGCAGCAGGCGGTCATCGCCCGGCTCCAGGCTGCCGTGAAGGCGGCCGAGACCGACCTCGCACGGACGACCCTGGTGGCCCCGTTCGACGGTTTCGTCGGCGATGCGCGGGCCGAGGCCGGCATGTACCTGACCCCGGCCGACCGCGTCGCCGTGATCTCCGGCGCCGAGCGTCTGGAGGCCAAGGTGACGGTGCCGACCGACACCTACGGCCGGCTGGTCGCCAGCGGCGAGAGCCTGATCGGGCGTGAGGCCAAGGTGGTCTGGTCGCTGGGCCAGAACCGGCTGGAATTCCCGGCCCGCGTGGTCCGCGTCGATGACCGGATCAACACCGCGGCGGGCGGCGTCGCGCTGTTCGTGCAGCTCGACGGCACGCTGACCGGCCAGCCGATCCGGCCGGGCGCCTTCGTCAGCGTCACCATCCCCGACCGCCTCTATGCCGACGTGATCCGGCTGCCCGCTCCCGCCCTGCATGACGGCGGAACCGTCTATGTGATCGAGGACGGCCGGCTGGCCGCCCGCCCGGTGGAGGTGGTCGCCGTCAAGGCGGATGCCGTCTACCTGTCCGGTGGTCTGCAACCGGGCGACCGCGCCGTCGTCACCCGCTTCCAGGAGATCGGACCCGGCCTGAAGGTCACCACCCGCAGCGCCCCCGCCGCCGAAGCCCAGCCCGCGCCGAAGGCTCCGGACGCGCCCAAGGCGGAGGACGCACCATGAACCCCAATGCCCTGATCCGCTCCTTCACCCGCCACAAGGTGGCGGCCAACATCCTGATGCTGCTGATGCTGCTGAGCGGCGTCTGGGGGATGCAGCGGCTGGAAGTCCAGATGGAGCCGGACTTCGACATTCCCCAGATCTCCGTCGCCGTCGTCTGGCCCGGTGCTTCGGCCGACGACGTGGACCGCGGCATCGTCGAGGCGCTGGAGCGCGAGGTCCGCTACCTGGACGGGGTGGATGACGTGGTCGGCCGCTCCCGCGAGGGCATCGGCGAGCTGTTCATCGAGTACAAGTCCGGCACCGACATGACCCGGGCCATGACCGAGGTGGAACAGGCGGTCGCCAGCGTCACCACCCTGCCGCAGGGGTCGGAACGGCCGGTCATCCAGCAGTTCCTGGTCTATGACGACATCATGAACCTGGTGCTGTCGGGGCCGCTGCCCGAACCGGCCCTGCGCGCCTGGGCGAAGCAGATCCGGGACGGGCTGATGGCCCGCGGCGTGGACCGCATCAATGTCGAGGGCCTGCGCGACACCGAGATCTGGGTGGAGATCCCCGCCGCCGAGCTGGACCGGCTGGACGCCACCCTGGGCGATGTCGCCCAGCGCATCGGCGACATCTCCAGCGACGTACCCTCGGGCTCGCTCACCGGCGGGGTGGAGAAGCAGATCCGCACCCTGGGCCGGCAGGAGCAGGCGTCGGGGATCGCCGGGCTGACCCTGCGCGGCGATGCCCAGGGGCGCCTGCTGACGCTGGGCGACATCGCCACGGTGCGCGAGACCTACGAGGACGGCGCCGTCAGCGGCCGCCGCAGCGGCAACCCGGCGATCCGCCTGGAACTCCAGAAGGCGAAGAACGGCGACCTGCTGGCCATCACCGCGGTGGTGGACCGCTATCTGGAGCAGATCCGCCCGACCCTGCCGCCGACCCTGAAGCTGGAAATCTACGACCGCGAGACCGATGCCCTGGAACAGCGCATCGACATGCTGGTCGACAACGCCGTCGGCGGCATGATCCTGGTCTTCGCGGTGCTCTACATCTTCCTGCGCCCGCGGGTGACCTGGTGGATCGTCGTCGATGTGCTGATGTCGCTCTCGGTCACCTTCGCCATCATGATGTGGCTCGGCCAGAGCATCAACATGATGAGCCTGTTCGCGCTGATCATGATGGTGGGCATCATCTGCGACGACAGCATCGTCGTGGCCGAGCATGCCCAGACGCTCCAGGAGCGCGGCTGGGACCCGACCCGCGCGGTGGAGACGGCGGCCCGGCGCATGTTCTGGCCCATCGTCGCCGCCTCGGTGACGACGGTGGCGGCGTTCGCGCCCATGCTGATGATGCAGGGTCCCAACGGGGACTATGTCGAACCGCTGCCCATGGTCGCCATCGCGGTGATCCTGGCCAGTCTGGTCGGCTGCTTCCTGACCCTGCCCAGCCACATCCGCCACGCGCTGGAGCACGACAAGGGCCACTCCTCCCGCGCCCGCCTCTGGTTCGACCGCTCCTTCCTGCGGTTCCGCGACGGCCGCTTCAAGCGCATCGTGCAGTGGTCGGTGGACAACCGCTACGCCACGGTGGCGGCCGCCGTCACGGCCATGTGCCTTGCCATCGGATTGCAGGCCGGCGGCCGGGTCAACTTCGCCTTCTCGCCGCAGCCGGAAGGCCAGTCGCTGACGCTGAACCTGCTGTTCTCCCCCGGCACCCCGCGCGAGGTGGTGGCGCAGCAGCTCGACGAGGCGGAAGCCGCGCTCTACCGGGTGGAAGCGAAACTGGGCTATGAGCGCGGCGCCCTGGTCAGCATGACCTTCGGCCAGGTCGGTGCGACCGTGAACGGCCGTGTCGTGCCCCAGGTCGGCGACTACATGGGCGGCATGGAGGCCGAGGTGATCTCCGCCGACCTGCGCGACGACCGACTGACCGACATCATGAAGATGTGGGAGGCCGAGACGCGCCTGCTGCCGGGCATCGACGAGGCGGTGTTCGAGGAGGACAGCGCCGGCTTCGGCGGCAG
It encodes:
- a CDS encoding efflux RND transporter permease subunit yields the protein MNPNALIRSFTRHKVAANILMLLMLLSGVWGMQRLEVQMEPDFDIPQISVAVVWPGASADDVDRGIVEALEREVRYLDGVDDVVGRSREGIGELFIEYKSGTDMTRAMTEVEQAVASVTTLPQGSERPVIQQFLVYDDIMNLVLSGPLPEPALRAWAKQIRDGLMARGVDRINVEGLRDTEIWVEIPAAELDRLDATLGDVAQRIGDISSDVPSGSLTGGVEKQIRTLGRQEQASGIAGLTLRGDAQGRLLTLGDIATVRETYEDGAVSGRRSGNPAIRLELQKAKNGDLLAITAVVDRYLEQIRPTLPPTLKLEIYDRETDALEQRIDMLVDNAVGGMILVFAVLYIFLRPRVTWWIVVDVLMSLSVTFAIMMWLGQSINMMSLFALIMMVGIICDDSIVVAEHAQTLQERGWDPTRAVETAARRMFWPIVAASVTTVAAFAPMLMMQGPNGDYVEPLPMVAIAVILASLVGCFLTLPSHIRHALEHDKGHSSRARLWFDRSFLRFRDGRFKRIVQWSVDNRYATVAAAVTAMCLAIGLQAGGRVNFAFSPQPEGQSLTLNLLFSPGTPREVVAQQLDEAEAALYRVEAKLGYERGALVSMTFGQVGATVNGRVVPQVGDYMGGMEAEVISADLRDDRLTDIMKMWEAETRLLPGIDEAVFEEDSAGFGGSNIGWRLQHDDPYVLKQASLELREVLRGFAGVSGIRDNLPAGKPELVAAVTPRGEALGFTTEIVGRQLRDALDGAIAKRFPRGDEEVTVRVRLPAADQSEQALRNLRLRSPTGEEVPLGDVVTLKERPGLARILRSKGLRTVSVFADVDIHKSNPGEIRDAIEKEHLPRIMEKYGVARNMGDGAEQEAEFWADFYAGILVALVGIYLVLAWIMGSFTRPAAVMAVIPFSVAGAVYGHWIMGADMTMFSYISIMGMAGILVNDSIQVVTSIDERHAAGEPLHLAVVDGAVERLRQVALTSLTTIFGLLPLMLETQLQAQFMIPMAITFVFGIGTATLLVLLLMPAMLMVVEDAKSGAGRVWRGLKRGGRWLARDPDAPRPARPPVRTPAE
- a CDS encoding SH3 domain-containing protein, producing MMKVKSVVALALAGSMLSACVSTGTTMGGGSSIATGSAGAAGTQNANEQLARCDRPLGTIALVENQPKSPILVMMGLTSPIPAVRLVMQQTGCFRVVARGDDFERIQQERALAAGGSLQAGSNLGGGQLAAADFIVDVHVLSQNENSGGNAAGLGAFVPGIAGAVLGGLRTKESTANVMLTVTDVRTGVQEAVATGSAESRDIGWAFGAGGFGALPIAGGLGGYENTEMGKTMIAAIMDAVNKLVPQFRAMPQVAAALKAPQATPMAAVSSVGGVPAAVPQPGTTYRATEGVNLRGGPGTSAEVIGQIAQGAAVQATGEHENGWFRVRTATGQTGWVAARTLQAGS
- the pyp gene encoding photoactive yellow protein, which translates into the protein MPDRTTDDFGPFTEQIRGTIDGMGTAEFDALPVGAIQVDGSGVIHRYNRTESRLSGRIPERVIGRNFFTEVAPCTNIPAFSGRFMDGVTSGTLDARFDFVFDFQMAPVRVQIRMQNAGVPDRYWIFVRKLEDLRPPGPAPEAPAAHTASVTGEVVDFSVCEQEDIRRVGAIQPWGAVLAVDPRDWTVCAASDNAQALLDCARPPLGRPLGEVLDAGPLAALRDWLPDRTSRSWRGEMARGRRIDIRAHRSGGCVVLDLEPLTARPGEAPVCSLLAAVEADVAVIRQASSLTGLAQACARSVRVLTGFERAIVYRFDADWHGEVIAEDKVEDWPQSFAGLHFPASDIPRQARELYSQSLSRHVPDRDYVPVPVHRIEGTEPLDLSFSRHRSLSPVHLQYLRNMGVTASMSFSILVEGRLWGMVAAHHRQPHHVAIPRRSAAMTVVEAVALSIAAVERAEAMRGRQVDHAVLTALMVQMASSDAVEPALTQQATRLTDLFGATGAALSIDGHLLTVGDCPPPAEVAALRAWLEPRWGSAGLFRTSSLSSVFPDATAYRQKASGLLALRLSGGDFVMWTRPEEPRQITWGGDPAKPLGAAGQRPMPRISFDRWVEERRGHAAPWPTWADEIATSLRHAISDMMLRHLRHVKELSDQLAASNEAKSRFLANMSHELRTPLNAIIGFSDLMMSGMAGTLPPRIQDYVQSIHASGEHLLRMVNDVLDLSRIEAGRMELSPESLDAGILAAECVGMLLPRAVRGEVLLEVQAESPLPLTADALRLRQILLNIIGNAVKFTPPGGRVDVRARALAGGGAVFTVRDTGPGMTPEEVLTAMEPFRQVAQTRAAVEGTGLGLPIAKSLVDLHAGNLAIETAPGLGTTVTIEIGA
- a CDS encoding efflux RND transporter periplasmic adaptor subunit yields the protein MDSLDSFARREAYAQAAPVPADPVEFPAPKTRPRRDRAGAPGLFRRWRRGLTAVGILAVGVAGLVTFIATKPEPARETKPEREWAVDTVTVARGDHRPEVVALGTVLAGRTSELRPLVSGAVLSISPALRDGGVVKEGETLLSLDPVDHELILAQRRADLDEARARLDELRANLKAQQREAERAETLFQRGIVAAPRYEETQNAYAAEQARVRAQQAVIARLQAAVKAAETDLARTTLVAPFDGFVGDARAEAGMYLTPADRVAVISGAERLEAKVTVPTDTYGRLVASGESLIGREAKVVWSLGQNRLEFPARVVRVDDRINTAAGGVALFVQLDGTLTGQPIRPGAFVSVTIPDRLYADVIRLPAPALHDGGTVYVIEDGRLAARPVEVVAVKADAVYLSGGLQPGDRAVVTRFQEIGPGLKVTTRSAPAAEAQPAPKAPDAPKAEDAP